Proteins from a genomic interval of Lusitaniella coriacea LEGE 07157:
- a CDS encoding ABC transporter substrate-binding protein, which produces MSISQQIGKLKKRVQKRLKLPRLFILFLGAIAVLCFWVIPAFTQQPIPIKVFIQSLEGTQWEPIVRDFNQTHDNIRLEVIKGPNDTNLVEDLYTSAFLLGDSPYDLVYMDIVWVPKFAAAGWLMPLSDRISEAELSEYLQGDIEGGTYEDQLYRMPFRSDGGMLYYRTDMLEQAGLQPPKTFEELIQTAKTVKEKNIAEIGYVWQGKQYEGLSAMFVEILEGQGGYWVNPDTKEVGLDGKEAIQALEFLRDTIKTGISPEGVTTYAEEETRLLFESGKTLFLRNWPYVYPLASKSEIAGKFAIKPMIHSPGENSGACLGGWGPGISSSTKHPDEAWEVIEYLSQPDVQRKFFLETGYVPARKSLFTDPTLVAQYSYYPNLLDVVENSALRPPIAQYAQASDILQRYLSAAITGSLSPQQAMQAAARETRNLLGR; this is translated from the coding sequence ATGAGCATTAGCCAGCAAATCGGCAAGCTAAAAAAAAGAGTACAAAAGCGTTTAAAACTCCCCCGCTTATTTATTTTATTCCTGGGCGCGATCGCGGTCCTTTGTTTTTGGGTTATCCCCGCCTTCACCCAGCAACCCATTCCCATCAAAGTTTTTATCCAAAGCTTAGAGGGAACCCAATGGGAACCCATCGTGCGCGACTTTAACCAAACCCACGACAATATCAGACTCGAAGTCATCAAAGGGCCTAACGATACGAATCTTGTCGAAGACCTCTACACCTCCGCTTTCCTCCTCGGCGATTCCCCCTATGACTTGGTGTATATGGACATCGTTTGGGTACCCAAATTCGCCGCAGCCGGATGGTTAATGCCCCTCTCAGACCGAATTTCTGAAGCTGAACTCTCCGAATACCTCCAAGGGGATATTGAAGGCGGAACCTACGAAGATCAACTCTATCGAATGCCCTTCCGTTCCGATGGGGGAATGCTCTACTATCGCACGGATATGCTCGAACAAGCCGGACTCCAACCCCCCAAAACCTTTGAGGAATTGATTCAAACGGCTAAAACCGTTAAAGAGAAAAACATCGCTGAAATCGGTTATGTTTGGCAGGGCAAACAATACGAAGGGCTTTCCGCCATGTTCGTCGAAATTTTGGAGGGACAGGGAGGATATTGGGTCAATCCAGACACCAAAGAAGTCGGACTCGATGGCAAAGAAGCTATTCAAGCCCTTGAATTTCTGCGCGACACCATTAAAACAGGCATCTCCCCCGAAGGCGTAACCACCTACGCAGAAGAGGAAACCCGCCTCCTTTTTGAAAGCGGCAAAACCTTATTTTTACGCAATTGGCCCTACGTTTATCCCTTAGCCTCCAAATCAGAAATTGCAGGCAAATTTGCCATCAAACCGATGATTCATTCCCCCGGAGAAAATAGCGGTGCCTGTTTGGGTGGATGGGGGCCGGGAATTTCTAGCAGTACCAAACATCCCGATGAAGCGTGGGAGGTTATCGAATACCTCAGCCAACCCGACGTACAGCGCAAATTCTTCCTGGAAACCGGGTACGTTCCCGCACGGAAATCCCTCTTTACCGACCCCACCCTCGTTGCCCAATACAGCTACTATCCAAACTTGCTCGACGTTGTTGAAAACTCCGCCCTGCGCCCTCCCATCGCCCAATATGCCCAAGCCTCCGATATTCTCCAACGCTACCTCAGCGCGGCAATTACCGGAAGCCTGAGTCCCCAACAAGCCATGCAAGCTGCCGCTAGGGAAACCCGCAATCTTTTAGGAAGATAA
- a CDS encoding TIGR00266 family protein produces the protein MEIELLHQPDSAIARVTLNTKEELVAQAGAMIAMSSSINASTTLRKGKGGGVLGGLKRMVAGESLFLSVFRSPTPDGEIFLAPKFIGDLFTYELQGKELIVQATSYLASESDVDIDIGFQGFKSFFSGESIFWLVLSGRGKALLTSFGGVYEIPVNGEYIVDTSHIVAFEKSLTFSIGKANPSWWGAFFGGEGLVCRFKGRGKLYCQTHNPRDFGVTVGSRLPPR, from the coding sequence ATGGAAATTGAACTCTTACATCAACCCGACAGCGCGATCGCGCGAGTTACCCTGAATACAAAGGAAGAATTAGTTGCCCAAGCTGGCGCAATGATTGCCATGAGCAGCAGCATCAACGCCAGCACCACCCTGAGAAAAGGCAAGGGAGGCGGTGTTTTAGGCGGACTCAAGCGCATGGTTGCCGGGGAATCCCTCTTCTTAAGCGTTTTCCGTTCCCCCACCCCCGATGGCGAAATCTTCCTCGCCCCAAAATTCATCGGCGACTTATTCACCTACGAACTCCAGGGTAAAGAATTAATCGTCCAAGCTACCTCCTATCTCGCCTCCGAATCCGACGTAGACATCGATATTGGATTCCAGGGATTCAAATCCTTCTTCTCTGGCGAATCGATTTTCTGGCTAGTCCTTAGCGGGCGTGGGAAAGCCCTCCTAACCTCCTTTGGCGGCGTTTACGAAATCCCCGTCAATGGCGAATATATCGTCGATACCAGTCACATCGTTGCCTTTGAAAAAAGCCTGACCTTTAGTATTGGTAAAGCCAATCCCAGTTGGTGGGGCGCATTCTTCGGTGGAGAAGGACTCGTTTGCCGTTTTAAAGGACGCGGTAAATTGTACTGCCAAACTCACAATCCCAGAGACTTCGGCGTAACGGTGGGTTCTCGCTTGCCACCTCGGTAA
- a CDS encoding TIGR00266 family protein, with protein sequence MQYEVRYKPAFSAIFITLDPGDTIVAEAGAMVSMDAQLSMKTSFSGGFFSALLKKFFGGETLFVNTFTNQTRKPLSLVLTQSVIGDIEGIELRGTSMCFQPGAYIASSPSVHLGVQWAGFSSFIAGEGLFKLKLSGRGTVFFGAYGGLTKKRISGEFVVDTSHLVAYEPGIQMSIKLAGGLIGSVTSGEGLVNRLTGNGNIYLQSRSIDGLAKFLRSKF encoded by the coding sequence GTGCAGTATGAAGTTCGGTATAAACCAGCCTTTTCAGCAATTTTCATCACCCTAGACCCTGGAGATACAATCGTTGCTGAAGCGGGTGCAATGGTCAGCATGGATGCCCAATTGTCAATGAAAACCTCATTTTCTGGCGGTTTTTTCTCAGCTTTACTCAAAAAGTTTTTCGGTGGGGAAACCCTATTCGTCAATACCTTCACCAATCAAACGCGCAAACCCCTCTCCCTCGTCCTCACCCAATCTGTCATTGGCGACATTGAAGGGATTGAGTTGCGGGGAACCTCTATGTGCTTCCAACCGGGCGCTTACATCGCCAGTAGCCCCAGCGTTCACCTGGGCGTTCAGTGGGCGGGGTTCAGCAGTTTCATTGCTGGGGAAGGACTGTTCAAGTTGAAACTGAGTGGGCGAGGAACTGTCTTTTTTGGGGCTTACGGCGGACTGACGAAAAAGCGAATTTCTGGAGAATTCGTCGTCGATACCAGCCATCTCGTCGCCTACGAACCGGGAATTCAAATGAGTATCAAACTTGCGGGAGGATTAATCGGTTCGGTCACCTCCGGGGAAGGATTGGTTAATCGCCTAACGGGAAACGGAAATATTTATCTTCAATCTCGCAGTATCGACGGTTTAGCTAAGTTTTTACGGTCTAAGTTTTAA
- a CDS encoding TrmH family RNA methyltransferase: MTGTRNSGRDRHCVKAALAEVEKLHSDRNYRQASGLFYVEGVRNFVSAIDRGLDISTLLFSEKLLTAPLARKLVRQSRRSGVPTVSLTPEQFRRISHTPRASGVSAILRQPWVELPKVSPQTGLCWVVLESVRSPGNFGSLIRTSEAIGGAGFILVGGRIDPFDPNVVRASMGSIFRQAFVRTTFSQLHRWMRSNHCCGVGASPDGAAELHQFDYPRSTLLVLGEERRGLTPQQRNLCQHFVRIPMVGKADSLNLAVAGSLLLYELYRTAKK, encoded by the coding sequence CACTGCGTAAAGGCTGCACTTGCCGAAGTTGAAAAACTCCACTCAGACCGCAACTATCGTCAAGCCTCTGGATTGTTTTACGTTGAGGGCGTGCGAAACTTTGTCAGCGCGATCGATCGCGGACTCGACATTTCCACCCTCCTCTTCAGCGAAAAATTACTTACCGCACCCCTTGCTCGGAAATTGGTTCGCCAATCTCGCCGTTCCGGGGTTCCAACCGTCTCCCTGACCCCCGAACAGTTCCGGCGCATCTCCCATACCCCACGCGCTTCTGGAGTGAGCGCGATCCTTCGCCAACCTTGGGTCGAGTTACCCAAAGTTTCGCCGCAAACCGGGTTGTGTTGGGTTGTGCTGGAATCCGTTCGCTCTCCGGGAAATTTTGGGAGTTTGATTCGGACTTCAGAAGCCATTGGTGGTGCGGGGTTCATCCTTGTTGGAGGGCGCATCGATCCCTTCGATCCCAACGTGGTTCGAGCCTCAATGGGGTCGATTTTCCGCCAAGCCTTCGTTCGCACGACGTTTTCCCAACTGCATCGTTGGATGCGCAGCAATCACTGTTGTGGGGTTGGCGCTTCGCCGGATGGAGCAGCCGAATTGCATCAATTTGATTATCCGCGATCGACGCTGCTTGTTTTGGGAGAAGAGCGCCGAGGACTGACCCCGCAACAGCGCAACTTATGCCAGCATTTCGTTCGGATCCCAATGGTTGGGAAAGCGGACTCTCTCAATCTTGCAGTTGCAGGGAGCTTGTTGCTATACGAACTGTACCGAACCGCCAAAAAATAG
- a CDS encoding Fe2+-dependent dioxygenase, with translation MIAIIDDVLAPEELQEILTHFDRADFVDGKKTAGWHAKLVKNNMQLPSKATSTQELRKQVKEALIRNKLFQALVQPKIVHSLLFSRYEVGMSYGTHVDNAFMGKGEFWRSDISFTLFLCEPEGYEGGELVIEASDGDRAYKLPSGSALVYPSSTLHRVNPVTAGVRFAAVGWVQSLVRDPDKREILFDLDTTRRSLFAKGGKTIEFDLISKSYANLLRQWAD, from the coding sequence ATGATTGCGATTATTGACGATGTTCTTGCTCCAGAAGAATTGCAGGAAATTCTAACCCATTTCGATCGCGCGGATTTTGTAGATGGGAAGAAAACGGCGGGCTGGCACGCAAAATTGGTAAAAAATAATATGCAACTTCCATCGAAGGCAACCAGCACTCAAGAATTACGAAAGCAGGTGAAGGAAGCTCTAATTCGCAATAAGTTATTTCAGGCACTCGTTCAACCTAAAATCGTCCATTCGTTGCTGTTTAGCCGCTACGAAGTAGGGATGTCTTACGGTACGCACGTGGATAATGCGTTCATGGGGAAGGGGGAATTTTGGCGTTCGGACATATCTTTCACCCTTTTTCTGTGCGAGCCAGAGGGCTACGAAGGGGGCGAGTTGGTTATTGAAGCGAGCGACGGCGATCGCGCTTATAAGTTGCCATCGGGTTCGGCATTGGTTTATCCTTCCTCAACGCTGCATCGGGTAAACCCAGTCACAGCAGGCGTTCGATTCGCAGCAGTCGGCTGGGTACAGAGCTTAGTTCGCGATCCCGACAAACGAGAAATTCTCTTCGATTTAGATACGACTCGACGCTCGCTTTTTGCAAAAGGGGGAAAAACCATTGAATTTGACTTAATTTCAAAAAGCTACGCTAATTTGCTGCGCCAATGGGCAGATTAA
- a CDS encoding carbohydrate ABC transporter permease: MTQDAIRKREQLTGWLLITPALIVVLLVFAYPIGRAFWLSLFQQNLGTELQAQFYGLSNYGRLLGDGRFWQSMQNTAIFTAVSIFFELILGMAIALILNKSFRGRGALRTISLIPWALPTAIMGLAWAWIFNDQYGIANDILRIFGFDGITWLGQPLPAMVALIIADVWKTTPFIAIILLAGLQSISSDLYEAHSIDGATPIQSFTQITLPLLAPQILIALLFRFAQAFGIFDLVQVMTGGGPAGATETVAIYIYATIRRYLDFGYGAALVVVTFILLILAVAIAGLLLSKLRVSVTGER; the protein is encoded by the coding sequence ATGACACAAGACGCAATTCGCAAACGAGAACAATTAACAGGTTGGCTATTAATCACGCCAGCATTGATTGTCGTACTACTCGTATTCGCCTATCCCATCGGACGGGCATTTTGGTTGAGTTTATTCCAACAAAACCTAGGAACCGAACTGCAAGCCCAATTTTACGGACTCAGTAATTACGGGCGACTGCTAGGAGACGGGCGATTTTGGCAAAGTATGCAAAACACCGCCATCTTCACCGCCGTGAGTATTTTCTTTGAACTCATACTAGGAATGGCGATCGCGCTAATATTAAATAAATCCTTTCGCGGACGAGGCGCATTGCGCACGATTTCCCTCATTCCCTGGGCGCTTCCCACCGCAATTATGGGACTTGCTTGGGCGTGGATTTTCAACGACCAATACGGCATTGCCAACGATATTTTACGCATCTTCGGCTTTGATGGCATCACCTGGCTCGGTCAACCCCTTCCCGCAATGGTTGCATTAATCATTGCCGACGTTTGGAAGACGACTCCTTTTATTGCCATCATTTTATTAGCAGGCTTGCAATCGATTTCCTCAGACCTGTACGAAGCCCACTCGATTGACGGTGCAACCCCCATCCAGAGTTTTACTCAAATCACCTTACCCCTGCTTGCACCCCAAATTCTCATCGCCCTCCTCTTCCGGTTTGCCCAAGCCTTTGGGATTTTTGACCTCGTACAGGTGATGACCGGAGGGGGACCCGCTGGGGCAACAGAAACCGTGGCGATTTATATCTATGCAACCATCCGGCGCTATCTCGATTTTGGTTACGGTGCGGCATTAGTCGTTGTGACTTTCATCTTACTCATTCTTGCCGTCGCGATCGCGGGATTGCTACTTTCAAAACTGCGCGTTAGCGTCACAGGAGAACGATAA